A window from Citrus sinensis cultivar Valencia sweet orange chromosome 3, DVS_A1.0, whole genome shotgun sequence encodes these proteins:
- the LOC102608618 gene encoding UPF0235 protein At5g63440 isoform X2, producing MALILISSSTIANTVDPTSSSLKMPKRKTDKAYVLDKTKHLARLNIKEAGKVLLRRGEGKLEKQFRMNCIGCGLFVCYRSEETLEVASFIYVVDGALSTVAAETNPQDAPVPPCISQLEGGLVQVAIEVEDRAQRSAITRVNADDVRVTVAAPAARGEANNELLEFMGKVLSLRLSQMTLQRGWNNKSKLLVVEDLSARQVYEKLLEAVQP from the exons ATGGCCCTGATTCTGATCTCTTCGTCTACTATTGCAAACACTGTGGATCCCACGTCCTCATCACTG AAAATGCCCAAAAGGAAGACTGACAAAGCCTATGTGTTGGACAAGACCAAGCATCTTGCTAGACTGAACATCAAGGAAGCTGGCAAAGTTCTCCTAAGACG GGGTGAAGGCAAATTGGAGAAGCAATTTCGGATGAACTGTATAGGTTGTGGGCTATTTGTTTGCTATAGGTCAGAGGAAACTTTGGAAGTGGCTTCTTTCATCTATGTTGTCGACGGTGCTCTTAGTACGGTTGCTGCTGAAACCAACCCACAG GATGCTCCTGTACCGCCCTGCATTTCGCAGTTGGAAGGAGGGCTGGTTCAAGTGGCCATAGAGGTGGAGGACCGTGCGCAACGCTCAGCAATTACAA GAGTGAATGCTGATGACGTTCGAGTTACTGTGGCGGCACCTGCAGCCCGTGGGGAAGCGAACAATGAACTTTTGGAGTTCATGGGAAAG GTATTGAGTCTGAGATTGAGCCAGATGACTCTTCAAAGAGGGTGGAATAACAAATCAAAGCTCCTGGTG GTGGAAGATCTGTCAGCAAGGCAAGTGTATGAAAAACTACTTGAAGCTGTACAACCTTGA
- the LOC102608130 gene encoding elongation factor 1-delta 2: protein MAVAFDNVNSATGLKKLDEYLLTRSYITGYQASKDDITVYSALSKAPSSEYVNVSRWYKHIDALLRISGVTGEGSGVTVEGSAPVATPPVADSKATAPDDDDDDVDLFGEETEEEKKAAEARAASVKASAKKKESGKSSVLLDVKPWDDETDMKKLEEAVRSVQMEGLLWGASKLAPVGYGIKKLQIMLTIVDDLVSVDTLIEEHLLEEPINEYVQSCDIVAFNKI from the exons ATGGCCGTCGCATTCGATAATGTCAACTCAGCCACTGGTCTGAAGAAACTCGATGAATACCTTCTTACTCGCAGTTACATTACTGG GTACCAAGCTTCAAAGGATGATATCACTGTGTATTCAGCTCTTTCAAAAGCACCATCATCTGAATATGTCAATGTGTCTCGGTGGTACAAGCATATTGATGCACTCTTAAGGATCTC TGGCGTTACTGGTGAAGGCTCTGGTGTCACTGTAGAGGGATCTGCTCCTGTTGCTACTCCCCCGGTAGCTGACTCAAAGGCAA CAGCTCCTGATGATGACGACGATGATGTGGATCTATTTGGTGAGGAGAcagaagaggaaaagaaggCTGCCGAGGCACGCGCGGCTTCCGTCAAAGCATCagccaaaaagaaagaat CTGGCAAGTCATCAGTTCTATTGGATGTGAAGCCTTGGGATGATGAGACTGACATGAAGAAGCTTGAGGAAGCAGTAAGAAGTGTTCAGATGGAAGGATTACTCTGGGGAGCCA GCAAACTTGCACCTGTTGGATATGGTATCAAGAAATTGCAAATAATGCTTACAATTGTGGATGACTTGGTGTCTGTTGACACCCTCATTGAGGAACACCTGCTGGAAGAACCAATTAATGAATATGTCCAGAGCTGTGATATTGTAGCCTTCAACAAAATCT AA
- the LOC102610480 gene encoding cytochrome P450 94B3: MMFIFFFLLLSLGFFVFSSSTTITTCHRDHHPPSYPFIGCLVSFYRNRHQLLNWYTDLLSQSPTQTIIVQRLGARRTIVTANPANVEYMLKSNFTNFPKGRPFTEILGDLLGCGIFNVDGELWSMQRKLASHEFSAKSLREFTVKTLQQEVDDRLIPMLEEAAESRRVLDFQDILRRFAFDVVCKVSLGTDPFCLDHSQPLPPLVKAFDAASEISAMRGMAPVFLVWKIKRLLNMGSEKKLKESVNLVHESVMEIIRNKKENNSVNGDEGGDLLSRLLSAGHGEQVARDMAISFIMAGRDTTSAAMTWLFWLLSQNEAVERAIVDEVKLVTDKNNIGRARALDFETLKEMNFLKACLCESMRLYPPVAWDSKHAAAYDVLPDGTPVRKGDRVTYMPYGMGRMETLWGKDRLEFKPDRWLDDLGEEWENRVLKPVSPYKFPVFQAGPRVCLGKEMAFIQMKYVVGSVLRRFEIKPVSGNQPVFVPLLTGHMIGGLKVLVRKRINEWL; this comes from the coding sequence ATGatgttcattttcttctttctcttacTCTCTTTAGGGTTTTTCGTTTTCTCATCTTCTACTACTATTACTACTTGTCATCGCGATCATCACCCTCCTTCTTACCCCTTCATCGGTTGCTTAGTTTCCTTTTACAGAAACCGCCATCAACTTTTGAACTGGTACACTGATCTTCTGTCACAGTCACCAACTCAGACCATTATAGTGCAACGCCTCGGCGCTCGCCGCACGATTGTGACGGCTAATCCGGCGAACGTTGAGTACATGCTCAAGTCCAATTTCACTAACTTCCCTAAAGGCAGGCCCTTCACTGAGATCCTCGGCGACCTTCTCGGCTGCGGGATATTTAACGTCGACGGAGAGTTGTGGAGCATGCAGCGCAAGCTTGCTAGCCACGAGTTCAGCGCAAAGTCGTTGAGAGAATTCACCGTAAAAACGCTCCAACAGGAAGTTGATGATCGTCTCATACCGATGCTTGAAGAAGCTGCGGAGAGCAGAAGAGTGTTGGACTTCCAAGATATTTTGAGGAGGTTCGCATTTGATGTTGTGTGTAAAGTCTCTTTGGGCACTGACCCGTTTTGCTTGGATCATTCGCAACCATTGCCGCCCCTCGTGAAAGCTTTTGATGCAGCTTCTGAGATCAGTGCGATGCGAGGGATGGCCCCGGTGTTCCTCGTTTGGAAAATCAAACGACTCTTGAACATGGGCTCTGAGAAGAAGCTCAAAGAGTCAGTCAATCTCGTTCACGAATCCGTCATGGAAATCATTCGAAACAAGAAGGAGAACAACAGCGTTAACGGTGACGAGGGTGGCGATCTTCTGTCGAGATTGTTATCAGCTGGACACGGCGAGCAAGTTGCGAGGGACATGGCCATTAGCTTCATTATGGCGGGAAGAGACACCACCTCAGCGGCCATGACGTGGCTTTTCTGGCTGCTGTCTCAAAACGAAGCCGTAGAGAGGGCGATTGTGGATGAAGTGAAACTAGTGACTGATAAAAATAACATCGGAAGGGCAAGGGCATTGGACTTTGAAACTCTCAAGGAGATGAATTTCTTGAAAGCCTGCCTGTGCGAGTCCATGAGGCTTTACCCTCCGGTTGCATGGGACTCCAAGCACGCCGCCGCCTATGACGTGTTGCCGGACGGGACCCCGGTGAGGAAGGGAGACAGAGTGACGTATATGCCGTACGGGATGGGAAGGATGGAGACGTTGTGGGGGAAGGATCGCCTGGAGTTTAAACCGGACCGATGGCTCGATGACCTGGGCGAAGAGTGGGAGAACCGGGTTTTGAAGCCTGTCAGTCCGTACAAGTTCCCGGTCTTTCAGGCCGGTCCGAGGGTTTGTCTCGGTAAGGAGATGGCGTTTATCCAAATGAAGTACGTGGTTGGTTCGGTACTCAGGCGGTTCGAGATCAAACCCGTCAGTGGGAATCAGCCGGTTTTTGTTCCTTTGTTGACGGGTCATATGATTGGCGGGCTAAAAGTTTTAGTCCGCAAAAGAATTAATGAGTGGTTGTAA
- the LOC102608618 gene encoding UPF0235 protein At5g63440 isoform X1, producing the protein MPKRTTHTYSSEDAAPDGPDSDLFVYYCKHCGSHVLITDTQLQKMPKRKTDKAYVLDKTKHLARLNIKEAGKVLLRRGEGKLEKQFRMNCIGCGLFVCYRSEETLEVASFIYVVDGALSTVAAETNPQDAPVPPCISQLEGGLVQVAIEVEDRAQRSAITRVNADDVRVTVAAPAARGEANNELLEFMGKVLSLRLSQMTLQRGWNNKSKLLVVEDLSARQVYEKLLEAVQP; encoded by the exons ATGCCGAAGAGAACAACGCACACATACTCGAGCGAGGACGCAGCTCCCGATGGCCCTGATTCTGATCTCTTCGTCTACTATTGCAAACACTGTGGATCCCACGTCCTCATCACTG ATACGCAATTGCAGAAAATGCCCAAAAGGAAGACTGACAAAGCCTATGTGTTGGACAAGACCAAGCATCTTGCTAGACTGAACATCAAGGAAGCTGGCAAAGTTCTCCTAAGACG GGGTGAAGGCAAATTGGAGAAGCAATTTCGGATGAACTGTATAGGTTGTGGGCTATTTGTTTGCTATAGGTCAGAGGAAACTTTGGAAGTGGCTTCTTTCATCTATGTTGTCGACGGTGCTCTTAGTACGGTTGCTGCTGAAACCAACCCACAG GATGCTCCTGTACCGCCCTGCATTTCGCAGTTGGAAGGAGGGCTGGTTCAAGTGGCCATAGAGGTGGAGGACCGTGCGCAACGCTCAGCAATTACAA GAGTGAATGCTGATGACGTTCGAGTTACTGTGGCGGCACCTGCAGCCCGTGGGGAAGCGAACAATGAACTTTTGGAGTTCATGGGAAAG GTATTGAGTCTGAGATTGAGCCAGATGACTCTTCAAAGAGGGTGGAATAACAAATCAAAGCTCCTGGTG GTGGAAGATCTGTCAGCAAGGCAAGTGTATGAAAAACTACTTGAAGCTGTACAACCTTGA
- the LOC102609965 gene encoding SWI/SNF complex component SNF12 homolog, which produces MMNNNNTPMKNTGTLTGSQSMAMNSQSHLLSQTQGQTRDGSHFPGHFHLSEPHAHALAQAQYAHAHAQAQAHAAHAQFQAHVQSQGHSQSQSQSQSQSQSQSQSQSHPQLQTPNAGGNVGVSSPAVSTPGTGGSAKRATQKPPSRPPGSSSNTNTGSLFKTMELTPAARRKKRKLPEKQIPDKVAAILPECALYTQLLEFEARVDSALARKKIDIQESLKNPPRVQKTLRMYVFNTFANQDETSPEKKTGEAPCWSLKLIGRILEDGQDPVLAGLMQKSDTSYPKFSSFFKKITIYLDQSLYPDNHVILWESARSPALHEGFEVKRKGDKEFTAIIRIEMNYFPEKSKLSPSLMELLGIEVDTRPRIIAAIWHYVKVKKLQSPNDPSSFMCDPPLQKVFGEEKIKFATISQKISQHLIPPPPIHLEHKIKLSGNSPAGTSCYDMLVDVPFPLEKEMAAFLANMEKNKEIDACDELICASIKKIHEHRRRRAFFLGFSQSPGEFINALIASQSKDLKLVAGDASRNPEKECRSDFFNQPWVEDAVIRYMNRKSAGSDAAGST; this is translated from the exons ATGATGAACAACAACAATACTCCTATGAAGAACACAGGGACGCTGACAGGTTCACAGAGTATGGCCATGAATAGTCAATCCCATTTGCTATCTCAGACACAAGGGCAAACACGAGATGGCTCTCACTTTCCCGGCCATTTTCACTTGTCTGAACCCCATGCTCATGCGCTTGCCCAGGCTCAGTATGCTCATGCTCATGCCCAAGCTCAGGCTCATGCTGCGCATGCTCAATTCCAAGCTCATGTACAATCACAAGGCCACTCACAATCCCAATCTCAATCACAATCCCAATCTCAATCACAATCACAATCCCAATCTCATCCCCAGTTGCAAACCCCTAATGCTGGTGGTAATGTTGGGGTGTCATCCCCTGCTGTTTCAACCCCTGGAACTGGGGGCAGTGCCAAGCGGGCTACACAGAAACCACCTTCTAGGCCTCCTGGTTCGTCATCCAATACAAACACTGGTTCACTGTTTAAAACCATGGAGTTGACCCCGGCTGCTCGTAGAAAGAAACGGAAGCTTCCGGAGAAGCAAATACCAGATAAAGTTGCTGCTATTTTGCCTGAATGTGCGCTTTATACACAGTTACTTGAATTTGAGGCAAGGGTAGATTCTGCTTTGGCAAGAAAAAAGATTGATATTCAAGAGTCACTTAAGAATCCTCCCCGTGTTCAAAAGACACTTCGGATGTATGTTTTCAATACCTTTGCAAATCAGGATGAGACAAGTCCTGAGAAGAAAACTGGAGAAGCCCCATGTTGGTCACTGAAGCTAATAGGGAGGATACTGGAAGATGGGCAAGATCCAGTGTTGGCAGGACTTATGCAGAAATCAGACACTTCGTATCCAAAATTCTCAtcttttttcaagaaaattacaatatacTTGGACCAGAGCCTCTATCCTGATAACCATGTAATCTTATGGGAGAGTGCCCGATCACCTGCACTTCATGAGGGCTTTGAGGTGAAGAGAAAAGGGGACAAGGAATTCACAGCAATTATTAGGATagaaatgaattattttcctGAAAAATCCAAACTTTCACCTTCTCTGATGGAACTTCttggaattgaggttgatACTCGGCCAAGAATTATTGCTGCAATTTGGCACTATGTGAAAGTTAAGAAGTTACAGAGCCCAAATGACCCTTCATCCTTCATGTGTGATCCCCCTTTACAGAAAGTATTTGGGGAAGAGAAGATTAAATTTGCTACGATTTCCCAGAAGATTTCACAGCATTTAATACCTCCACCACCTATACATTTGGAGCACAAGATAAAGCTTTCAGGGAATAGCCCTGCTGGAACTTCTTGTTATGACATGCTTGTCGATGTGCCTTTTCCACTAGAAAAGGAAATGGCTGCCTTTTTGGCAAACATGGAAAAGAACAAAGAGATTGATGCTTGTGATGAACTAATATGTGCTTCTATAAAGAAGATACATGAGCATCGCCGGAGGCGGGCTTTCTTTCTTGGTTTCAGTCAGTCTCCAGGGGAGTTTATTAATGCTTTAATTGCTTCTCAAAGTAAGGATCTAAAGCTTGTTGCTGGAGACGCTAGCCGTAATCCAGAAAAAGAGTGTCGGTCTGATTTCTTTAATCAGCCATG GGTTGAAGACGCTGTCATCCGTTACATGAATCGCAAATCTGCTGGGAGTGATGCTGCTGGAAGCACTTAA